From a region of the Nitrospirota bacterium genome:
- a CDS encoding DUF128 domain-containing protein, whose protein sequence is MNKTMMSILQILEKHQDIVLGSREISKQLKIHGIDLAERTVRYHLKILDERGFTKVFGKEGRKITQKGKQELSQALVSEKVGFIISKIESLSYLMKLDIDRMEGDIILNVSFFPEERLKEALNIMAPVFSSSYVMSDRVVIYKGGDKIGDIIVPEKHIGFGTVCSVTINGIFLKSGIPVTSKFGGILQIYNDEPLRFTALISYEGSSLDPLEIFIKSRMTDVVNATRKSNGNILASFREIPVVSLEKAKELKAYLKEKGIGGILIIGNPNQPLLEIPVGMNRAGMVIVGGLNPIAAIEEKGIPTVSKAMSTLYKYSDLIRFKELL, encoded by the coding sequence ATGAATAAGACAATGATGTCAATTCTACAAATTCTGGAGAAGCATCAGGATATTGTCCTTGGTTCTCGAGAAATATCTAAGCAGTTAAAGATACACGGGATAGATTTGGCAGAGAGAACAGTGAGGTATCATCTGAAAATACTTGATGAGAGGGGTTTTACAAAGGTATTTGGCAAGGAAGGAAGAAAGATTACACAAAAAGGAAAACAGGAACTCTCACAGGCTCTCGTTTCCGAAAAGGTGGGATTCATAATAAGTAAAATTGAGAGTCTTTCATATCTTATGAAACTTGATATTGATAGAATGGAAGGTGACATTATTCTGAATGTATCCTTTTTCCCCGAAGAGAGGCTTAAAGAAGCACTAAATATTATGGCACCTGTCTTTTCTTCGTCATATGTAATGTCTGATAGGGTTGTTATTTATAAAGGTGGTGACAAGATTGGTGATATTATTGTGCCGGAAAAACATATAGGATTTGGTACTGTATGCAGTGTAACTATAAACGGCATATTCTTGAAGTCAGGAATTCCTGTAACATCGAAATTCGGAGGTATTTTGCAGATCTATAACGACGAACCACTCAGATTCACTGCACTTATAAGTTATGAAGGTTCTTCACTTGACCCTCTTGAAATTTTCATAAAGAGCAGGATGACCGATGTAGTAAATGCAACAAGAAAATCTAACGGGAATATCCTTGCGAGTTTCAGGGAAATCCCTGTTGTTAGTCTTGAAAAGGCAAAAGAATTAAAAGCATATTTAAAAGAAAAAGGAATCGGCGGGATATTAATTATCGGTAACCCGAATCAGCCTCTACTTGAGATTCCCGTCGGTATGAACAGAGCAGGCATGGTAATTGTAGGAGGTCTTAACCCTATTGCTGCGATTGAAGAGAAAGGAATCCCAACTGTTAGCAAAGCCATGTCTACACTTTATAAATATTCTGATCTTATAAGATTCAAGGAACTTCTTTAA